In Drosophila yakuba strain Tai18E2 chromosome 2R, Prin_Dyak_Tai18E2_2.1, whole genome shotgun sequence, a single genomic region encodes these proteins:
- the LOC120321196 gene encoding uncharacterized protein LOC120321196 isoform X2, with the protein MHRRKDDFKLYAALTYGVSLPGRSSMRMMSNQQSSEQISSRTSASSSTSRAQIN; encoded by the coding sequence ATGCATCGTCGCAAAGACGACTTCAAACTCTACGCGGCCTTAACCTACGGCGTAAGTTTACCTGGTCGTTCGTCGATGCGAATGATGTCCAATCAGCAGTCATCGGAGCAGATTTCCTCACGCACCTCGGCCTCATCCTCGACCTCAAGG
- the LOC6540448 gene encoding histone H2B, with the protein MPPKTSGKAAKKAGKAQKKKKRQRKESYAIYIYKVLKQVHPDTGISSKAMSIMNSFVNDIFERIAAEASRLAHYNKRSTITSREIQTAVRLLLPGELAKHAVSEGTKAVTKYTSSK; encoded by the coding sequence ATGCCGCCGAAAACTAGTGGAAAGGCAGCCAAGAAGGCTGGCAAAGCtcagaagaaaaagaagcgccAGAGGAAGGAGAGCTATGCCATCTACATTTACAAGGTTCTCAAGCAGGTCCATCCTGACACCGGAATTTCATCTAAGGCGATGAGCATCATGAACAGCTTTGTAAATGATATTTTCGAGCGCATTGCTGCCGAGGCGTCTCGTCTGGCTCACTACAACAAGCGCTCGACCATCACCAGTCGAGAAATCCAAACGGCTGTTCGCCTGCTTCTGCCGGGAGAGTTGGCCAAGCATGCTGTCAGTGAGGGAACCAAGGCTGTCACCAAGTACACCAGctccaaataa
- the LOC6540446 gene encoding histone H1, producing the protein MSDSAVATSASPVAAPSATVEKKVAQKKASGSAGTKAKKANAAPSHPPTQQMVDASIKNLKERGGSSLLAIKKYITATYKCDAQKLAPFIKKYLKSAVVNGKLIQTKGKGASGSFKLSASAKKDKDPKAKSRVLSAKKKVESKKTVASSKKTAAGAADKKSKAVATKKTAEKKKTEKAKAKDATKTGIVKSKPAATKAKATVTAAKSKATAAKAPKAKPAASAKPKKTAKKAAVSATAKKPKAKTTAAKK; encoded by the coding sequence ATGTCTGATTCTGCAGTTGCAACGTCCGCTTCTCCAGTGGCTGCCCCATCCGCGACAGTTGAGAAAaaggtggcccaaaaaaaggcaTCTGGATCTGCCGgcacaaaggcaaagaaagcCAATGCGGCGCCGTCACATCCGCCAACTCAGCAAATGGTGGACGCttcgattaaaaatttaaaggaacGTGGCGGCTCATCACttctggcaataaaaaaatatatcactgCCACTTATAAATGCGACGCCCAAAAGTTAGCTCCATTCATCAagaagtacttaaaatcggcCGTGGTCAATGGAAAGCTTATCCAAACAAAGGGAAAGGGTGCATCTGGATCATTTAAACTTTCGGCCTCCGCCAAGAAGGATAAGGATCCGAAGGCGAAGTCGAGGGTTTTGTCTGCTAagaaaaaagtggaaagcaaGAAGACTGTTGCATCCTCCAAAAAAACTGCCGCTGGGGCTGCTGACAAAAAGTCCAAGGCTGTGGCCACCAAAAAGACTgccgagaaaaagaaaaccgagaAGGCAAAAGCCAAGGATGCTACGAAAACTGGAATCGTAAAGTCGAAGCCCGCCGCAACAAAGGCGAAAGCGACCGTGACCGCAGCGAAGTCGAAGGCTACAGCAGCCAAAGccccaaaggcaaagccaGCGGCGTctgcaaaacccaaaaagactGCGAAGAAAGCAGCGGTTTCTGCTACGGCCAAGAAGCCGAAAGCAAAGACTACGGCCGCCAAGAagtaa
- the LOC120321201 gene encoding histone H4, with protein MTGRGKGGKGLGKGGAKRHRKVLRDNIQGITKPAIRRLARRGGVKRISGLIYEETRGVLKVFLENVIRDAVTYTEHAKRKTVTAMDVVYALKRQGRTLYGFGG; from the coding sequence ATGACTGGTCGTGGTAAAGGAGGCAAGGGATTGGGAAAAGGTGGCGCCAAGCGTCATCGCAAAGTGCTTCGTGATAACATCCAAGGTATCACGAAGCCTGCTATCCGCCGTTTGGCTCGTCGTGGCGGTGTGAAGCGCATATCTGGACTCATATACGAGGAAACGCGTGGTGTTCTGAAGGTTTTCTTGGAGAACGTAATTCGTGATGCCGTCACCTACACCGAACACGCTAAGAGAAAGACTGTTACAGCCATGGATGTTGTGTACGCTCTGAAGAGGCAAGGCCGCACTCTCTACGGATTTggcggttaa
- the LOC120321198 gene encoding histone H2A-like, with translation MSGRGKGGKVKGKAKSRSNRAGLQFPVGRIHRLLRKGNYAERVGAGAPVYLAAVMEYLAAEVLELAGNAARDNKKTRIIPCHLQLAIRNDEELNKLLSGVTIAQGGVLPNIQAVLLPKKTEKKA, from the coding sequence ATGTCTGGACgtggaaaaggtggcaaagtGAAGGGAAAGGCAAAGTCCCGCTCCAACCGTGCCGGTCTTCAATTCCCTGTGGGCCGTATTCACCGTCTGCTCCGGAAGGGCAACTACGCCGAGCGTGTTGGTGCAGGCGCTCCAGTTTACCTAGCAGCCGTAATGGAATATCTGGCCGCTGAAGTTCTCGAGTTGGCAGGCAATGCTGCTCGTGACAACAAGAAGACTAGAATTATTCCGTGTCATTTACAGCTGGCCATCCGCAACGACGAGGAGTTAAACAAGCTGCTCTCCGGCGTCACTATTGCCCAAGGTGGAGTCTTGCCGAATATTCAGGCTGTTCTGTTGCCCAAAAAGACCGAGAAGAAGGCTTAA
- the LOC120321199 gene encoding histone H2B-like — MPPKTSGKAAKKAGKAQKNITKTDKKKKRKRKESYAIYIYKVLKQVHPDTGISSKAMSIMNSFVNDIFERIAAEASRLAHYNKRSTITSREIQTAVRLLLPGELAKHSVSEGTKAVTKYTSSK, encoded by the coding sequence ATGCCGCCGAAAACTAGTGGAAAGGCAGCCAAGAAGGCTGGCAAGGCTCAGAAGAATATCACCAAGAccgacaagaaaaagaagcgcaaGAGGAAGGAGAGCTATGCCATCTACATTTACAAGGTTCTCAAGCAGGTCCATCCTGACACCGGCATTTCATCTAAGGCGATGAGCATCATGAACAGCTTTGTAAATGATATTTTCGAGCGCATTGCTGCCGAGGCGTCTCGTCTGGCTCACTACAACAAGCGCTCGACCATCACCAGTCGAGAAATCCAAACGGCTGTTCGCCTGCTTCTGCCGGGAGAGTTGGCCAAGCATTCTGTCAGTGAGGGAACCAAGGCTGTCACCAAGTACACCAGctccaaataa
- the LOC120321197 gene encoding histone H2A, whose product MSGRGKGGKVKGKAKSRSNRAGLQFPVGRIHRLLRKGNYAERVGAGAPVYLAAVMEYLAAEVLELAGNAARDNKKTRIIPRHLQLAIRNDEELNKLLSGVTIAQGGVLPNIQAVLLPKKTEKKA is encoded by the coding sequence ATGTCTGGACgtggaaaaggtggcaaagtGAAGGGAAAGGCAAAGTCCCGCTCCAACCGTGCCGGTCTTCAATTCCCTGTGGGCCGTATTCACCGTCTGCTCCGGAAGGGCAACTACGCCGAGCGTGTTGGTGCAGGCGCTCCAGTTTACCTAGCAGCCGTAATGGAATATCTGGCCGCTGAAGTTCTCGAGTTGGCAGGCAATGCTGCTCGTGACAACAAGAAGACTAGAATTATTCCGCGTCATTTACAGCTGGCCATCCGCAACGACGAGGAGTTAAACAAGCTGCTCTCCGGCGTCACTATTGCCCAAGGTGGAGTCTTGCCGAATATTCAGGCTGTTCTGTTGCCCAAAAAGACCGAGAAGAAGGCTTAA
- the LOC6540440 gene encoding histone H1, which yields MSDSAVATSASPVAAPSATVEKKVAQKKASGSAGTKAKKANAAPSHPPTQQMKKVESKKVASKKTGASSKKTAAGTADKKPKAKKAVATKKTAEKKKTEKAKAKDAKKTGIVKSKPAATKAKATATAAKSKAAAAKAPKAKPAASAKPKKTAKKAAVSATAKKPKAKTTAAKK from the exons ATGTCTGATTCTGCAGTTGCAACGTCCGCTTCTCCAGTGGCTGCCCCATCCGCGACAGTTGAGAAAaaggtggcccaaaaaaaggcaTCTGGATCTGCCGgcacaaaggcaaagaaagcCAATGCGGCGCCGTCACATCCGCCAACTCAGCAAATG aaaaaagtggaaagcaaGAAGGTAGCATCCAAGAAGACTGGTGCTTCCTCCAAAAAAACTGCCGCTGGGACTGCTGACAAAAAGCCCAAGGCTAAGAAGGCTGTGGCCACCAAAAAGACTgccgagaaaaagaaaaccgagaAGGCAAAAGCCAAGGATGCTAAGAAAACTGGAATCGTAAAGTCGAAGCCCGCCGCAACAAAGGCGAAAGCGACCGCGACCGCAGCGAAGTCGAAGGCTGCAGCAGCCAAAGccccaaaggcaaagccaGCGGCGTctgcaaaacccaaaaagactGCGAAGAAAGCAGCGGTTTCTGCTACGGCCAAGAAGCCGAAAGCAAAGACTACGGCCGCCAAGAagtaa
- the LOC120321241 gene encoding histone H2B — protein MPPKTSGKAAKKAGKAQKNITKTDKKKKRKRKESYAIYIYKVLKQVHPDTGISSKAMSIMNSFVNDIFERIAAEASRLAHYNKRSTITSREIQTAVRLLLPGELAKHAVSEGTKAVTKYTSSK, from the coding sequence ATGCCGCCGAAAACTAGTGGAAAGGCAGCCAAGAAGGCTGGCAAGGCTCAGAAGAATATCACCAAGAccgacaagaaaaagaagcgcaaGAGGAAGGAGAGCTATGCCATCTACATTTACAAGGTTCTCAAGCAGGTCCATCCTGACACCGGCATTTCATCTAAGGCGATGAGCATCATGAACAGCTTTGTAAATGATATTTTCGAGCGCATTGCTGCCGAGGCGTCTCGTCTGGCTCACTACAACAAGCGCTCGACCATCACCAGTCGAGAAATCCAAACGGCTGTTCGCCTGCTTCTGCCGGGAGAGTTGGCCAAGCATGCTGTCAGTGAGGGAACCAAGGCTGTCACCAAGTACACCAGCTCCAAATAA
- the LOC6539221 gene encoding histone H1, with protein MSDSAVATSASPVAAPSATVEKKVAQKKASGSAGTKAKKANAAPSHPPTQQMVDASIKNLKERGGSSLLAIKKYITATYKCDAQKLAPFIKKYLKSAVVNGKLIQTKGKGASGSFKLSASAKKDKDPKAKSRVLSAEKKVESKKVASKKTGASSKKTAAGAADKKPKAKKAVATKKTAEKKKTEKAKAKDAKKTGIVKSKPAATKAKATATAAKSKATAAKAPKAKPAASAKPKKTAKKAAVSATAKKPKAKTTAAKK; from the coding sequence ATGTCTGATTCTGCAGTTGCAACGTCCGCTTCTCCAGTGGCTGCCCCATCCGCGACAGTTGAGAAAaaggtggcccaaaaaaaggcaTCTGGATCTGCCGGAacaaaggcaaagaaagcCAATGCGGCGCCGTCACATCCGCCAACTCAGCAAATGGTGGACGCttcgattaaaaatttaaaggaacGTGGCGGCTCATCACttctggcaataaaaaaatatatcactgCCACTTATAAATGCGACGCCCAAAAGTTAGCTCCATTCATCAagaagtacttaaaatcggcCGTGGTCAATGGAAAGCTTATCCAAACAAAGGGAAAGGGTGCATCTGGATCATTTAAACTTTCGGCCTCCGCCAAGAAGGATAAGGATCCGAAGGCGAAGTCGAGGGTTTTGTCTGCTgagaaaaaagtggaaagcaaGAAGGTAGCATCCAAGAAGACTGGTGCTTCCTCCAAAAAAACTGCCGCTGGGGCTGCTGACAAAAAGCCCAAGGCTAAGAAGGCTGTGGCCACCAAAAAGACTgccgagaaaaagaaaaccgagaAGGCAAAAGCCAAGGATGCTAAGAAAACTGGAATCGTAAAGTCGAAGCCCGCCGCAACAAAGGCGAAAGCGACCGCGACCGCAGCGAAGTCGAAGGCTACAGCAGCCAAAGccccaaaggcaaagccaGCGGCGTctgcaaaacccaaaaagactGCGAAGAAAGCAGCGGTTTCTGCTACGGCCAAGAAGCCGAAAGCAAAGACTACGGCCGCCAAGAagtaa
- the LOC120321243 gene encoding histone H2B, protein MPPKTSGKAAKKAGKAQKNITKTDKKKKRKRKESYAIYIYKVLKQVHPDTGISSKAMSIMNSFVNDIFERIAAEASRLAHYNKRSTITSREIQTAVRLLLPGELAKHAVSEGTKAVTKYTSSK, encoded by the coding sequence ATGCCGCCGAAAACTAGTGGAAAGGCAGCCAAGAAGGCTGGCAAGGCTCAGAAGAATATCACCAAGAccgacaagaaaaagaagcgcaaGAGGAAGGAGAGCTATGCCATCTACATTTACAAGGTTCTTAAGCAGGTCCATCCTGACACCGGCATTTCATCTAAGGCGATGAGCATCATGAACAGCTTTGTAAATGATATTTTCGAGCGCATTGCTGCCGAGGCGTCTCGTCTGGCTCACTACAACAAGCGCTCGACCATCACTAGTCGAGAAATCCAAACGGCTGTTCGCCTGCTTCTGCCGGGAGAGTTGGCCAAGCATGCTGTCAGTGAGGGAACCAAGGCTGTCACCAAGTACACCAGCTCCAAATAA